In one Candidatus Woesearchaeota archaeon B3_Woes genomic region, the following are encoded:
- a CDS encoding ADP-heptose synthase, producing the protein MKINKKKSNKSKCNKPIIVYVYVCGDIIHEGHLLQLENGKALGDKLIVGVLTDEAVMEKKSRPILPFRERLRLIQSIKCVDCAVPQHEYSPMNNLIAIQPDIHMESASHLGNKYLRDLKKVFKGRIVMTPYYPEQSSTDIKNRIKQKHKIKINRGC; encoded by the coding sequence ATGAAAATTAACAAAAAGAAAAGCAACAAATCTAAATGTAATAAACCTATAATCGTATATGTATATGTTTGCGGGGATATAATTCATGAAGGTCATTTATTGCAACTGGAAAATGGCAAAGCTTTAGGAGATAAACTAATAGTTGGTGTATTGACGGACGAAGCAGTAATGGAAAAAAAATCAAGACCAATATTACCTTTTAGAGAAAGACTAAGATTAATACAATCTATAAAATGTGTTGATTGTGCTGTTCCTCAACATGAATATTCTCCTATGAATAATTTAATAGCTATACAACCTGATATTCATATGGAAAGTGCTAGCCATTTAGGAAATAAATATCTTAGGGACTTGAAAAAAGTATTTAAGGGTAGAATTGTGATGACCCCCTATTACCCTGAACAATCAAGTACAGATATAAAGAATAGAATAAAACAAAAACATAAAATAAAAATAAATAGAGGGTGTTAA
- a CDS encoding CopG family transcriptional regulator translates to MDNKYTTITIPTTLAEKLKERTKGTGFSSLSSYVTYILRQIVSSTKKKEDKEAFSEEDEKKVKDRLRGLGYIE, encoded by the coding sequence ATGGATAATAAATATACAACCATTACAATACCGACAACACTTGCAGAAAAACTTAAAGAAAGAACAAAAGGAACAGGGTTTAGTTCTTTATCGAGTTATGTAACCTATATCTTAAGGCAGATTGTTTCTAGTACAAAGAAAAAAGAAGATAAAGAAGCTTTTAGTGAAGAAGACGAGAAAAAGGTAAAAGACAGATTGAGAGGTTTAGGATACATTGAATAA
- a CDS encoding aminotransferase class III yields MKNKKGKLMWNKAKELIPGGTQLLSKRAERFLPDNWPSYYKKAKGVKVEDLDGNNYIDMSIMGIGSCVLGYSDDDVNNAVKKVIDEGSMCTLNSIEEVELAELLLKIHPWAQQVRYARTGGEAMAIAIRIARAASKKEKVAFCGYHGWQDWYLSSNLNNKKNLDGHLLPGLKPTGVPRGLLNTTIPFEYNKIEQLKKIVKNNDIGIIVIEPFRHQNPKNGFIEKVREIADKNNIVLIFDEISSGWRNNLGGIHLVYDVIPDIVVYAKAMSNGYPMATILGKKKVMDVAQDSFISSTYWTERIGPTAAIATIKKMKEKKVFDHISKIGNMIGEGWKKLAKKHNLDISVRGPNSLITFSFNYENANELRTLFTQEMLRNGFLASLCVYVSYSHKKEHVEKYLNSVDDVFGLIKCALEKNNVKNMLEGPIASDDFKRLT; encoded by the coding sequence ATGAAGAACAAAAAAGGAAAATTAATGTGGAACAAGGCAAAAGAATTAATTCCTGGAGGAACACAGCTACTGAGTAAAAGAGCAGAAAGGTTTTTGCCTGATAACTGGCCATCTTATTATAAAAAAGCAAAAGGTGTTAAAGTTGAAGATTTAGATGGAAATAACTATATTGACATGAGTATAATGGGGATTGGTAGTTGTGTGTTAGGTTATTCTGATGATGATGTTAACAATGCTGTAAAAAAAGTTATTGATGAAGGTTCAATGTGCACTCTAAATTCTATTGAAGAAGTTGAATTAGCGGAATTATTATTAAAAATACATCCCTGGGCTCAACAAGTTAGATATGCTAGAACAGGTGGAGAAGCAATGGCTATTGCTATAAGGATAGCTAGGGCTGCTTCAAAAAAGGAAAAAGTTGCTTTTTGTGGTTATCATGGTTGGCAAGATTGGTACTTATCATCTAATCTAAACAATAAAAAAAATCTGGATGGGCATTTGCTACCTGGGCTAAAACCAACTGGTGTTCCAAGAGGACTTTTAAATACAACTATTCCTTTTGAATATAATAAAATTGAGCAATTAAAAAAAATTGTAAAAAATAATGACATAGGAATAATTGTAATTGAACCTTTTAGACATCAAAACCCAAAGAATGGTTTTATTGAAAAAGTGAGAGAAATTGCGGATAAGAACAATATTGTGCTTATTTTTGACGAAATAAGTTCTGGTTGGAGGAATAATTTAGGAGGCATACACTTAGTTTACGATGTAATTCCTGATATTGTTGTTTATGCTAAAGCAATGAGTAATGGTTATCCAATGGCTACAATTTTAGGTAAGAAAAAAGTAATGGATGTAGCACAAGATAGTTTTATTAGTAGTACATATTGGACAGAACGTATTGGTCCTACAGCAGCAATAGCTACAATTAAAAAAATGAAAGAGAAAAAAGTTTTTGATCATATTAGTAAAATAGGTAACATGATTGGTGAAGGGTGGAAAAAATTAGCTAAAAAACATAATCTTGATATATCAGTTAGAGGTCCAAATTCTTTAATCACTTTTTCATTTAATTATGAAAATGCAAATGAATTAAGAACATTATTCACCCAAGAGATGCTTAGAAATGGTTTTTTGGCTTCGTTGTGTGTTTATGTGTCATACAGTCATAAAAAAGAACATGTAGAAAAATACCTAAATAGTGTAGATGATGTTTTTGGTTTAATTAAATGCGCTTTAGAAAAAAACAATGTAAAAAATATGTTAGAAGGGCCAATAGCGAGCGATGATTTTAAAAGATTAACGTAA
- the phnD gene encoding phosphonate ABC transporter substrate-binding protein, translated as MKKTMVISAFLGLMLFLVGCQTENKGEIEVIKMGLIPADDSDEMLRNYEPIKDYLSKQLGIPVEIQVTSDYTAAIEAMRAKHIDMAWFGPFSYVIAANVAGAEAIVNGVKESTGSATYKSLIIANKDSGIKTLEDLKGKTFAFVDPASTSGNLIPRKMLIENEIDPDNDFSTSYYAGTHNAVQYAISNGKVDAGASGDNVYYRMIEAGEIDSEVNVIIHESEPIPGSPIVVRDDLPEALKKGIQNALISMDQQTIHKVDGWGGIASYQAVSDSDYDVIRETAILLGMDVTSAEAANK; from the coding sequence ATGAAAAAAACAATGGTAATTAGTGCATTTTTAGGTTTGATGTTGTTTTTAGTAGGATGTCAAACAGAAAACAAAGGTGAAATAGAAGTTATAAAAATGGGTTTAATACCTGCAGATGATTCAGATGAAATGTTAAGAAATTATGAACCTATAAAAGATTATTTATCTAAACAATTAGGTATTCCTGTAGAAATACAAGTAACATCTGATTATACTGCTGCTATTGAGGCTATGAGAGCAAAACATATTGATATGGCTTGGTTTGGACCATTTTCATATGTTATAGCTGCAAATGTTGCAGGAGCAGAAGCCATAGTAAATGGAGTTAAAGAAAGTACAGGAAGTGCAACATATAAATCCTTAATAATTGCAAATAAAGATAGTGGAATAAAAACTTTAGAAGATTTAAAAGGAAAAACATTTGCCTTTGTAGACCCAGCTTCAACTTCAGGTAATCTTATTCCAAGAAAGATGTTAATTGAAAACGAGATAGATCCTGACAACGATTTTAGTACTAGCTATTATGCTGGAACACATAATGCAGTTCAGTATGCAATATCTAATGGTAAAGTGGATGCTGGTGCTAGCGGTGATAATGTTTATTATAGGATGATTGAAGCAGGAGAAATTGATTCTGAAGTAAATGTAATTATTCATGAATCAGAACCAATTCCAGGTTCACCAATTGTTGTTAGAGATGATTTACCTGAAGCACTAAAGAAAGGTATTCAAAATGCTTTGATTAGTATGGACCAACAAACAATCCATAAAGTTGATGGGTGGGGGGGCATAGCAAGTTATCAAGCAGTATCTGACAGTGATTATGATGTAATCAGAGAAACTGCAATACTGTTAGGCATGGATGTAACAAGTGCAGAGGCTGCTAACAAATAA